A genomic window from Lotus japonicus ecotype B-129 chromosome 1, LjGifu_v1.2 includes:
- the LOC130728786 gene encoding uncharacterized WD repeat-containing protein C2A9.03-like yields MSYHDLYPFDQLAEEDFFDEIDDQNYGGGVADVGLDEYEMLTKVTDTSAAQARKGKDIQGIPWESLNITRGSYRLTRLEQYRNFENILTSGEAVDKELKQMEKGGKYFDFSYNTRMVKPTILHFQLRNLVWATSKHDVYLISNYSVMHWSSLSGNLSEIINFAGHVAPTERHAGSQLEGFSQTQISTLAVKDNFLVAGGFQGELTCKRLDKKGVSFCTRTTHDDNAITNAVEIYDSLSGAPHFIAANNDCGVREYDIESFQLLNHVQFPWPVNHTSISPDRKLMTVVGDHLDGLLVDPQNGKTVATMVGHQDYSFASAWHPAGLTFATGNQDKTCRVWDVRRLSTPVAVLKGNLGATRSIRFSSDGQFMVVAEPADFVHVYSTKADYQKRQEIDFFGEISGVSLSPDDECIYIGIWDRTYASLLQYNRRHSNEYLDSYY; encoded by the exons ATGTCCTACCATGACCTATACCCTTTTGACCAATTGGCGGAAGAAGATTTCTTCGACGAGATTGATGACCAAAACTACGGTGGGGGTGTTGCCGATGTTGGTCTTGATGAATATGAGATG CTTACTAAGGTGACTGATACATCAGCTGCACAAGCTAGGAAGGGGAAGGATATTCAGGGTATTCCATGGGAGAGCTTGAACATAACCAGAGGAAGTTACAGATTGACAAGGCTTGAGCAGTATAGGAATTTTGAGAACATTCTTACATCTGGGGAAGCTGTTGACaag GAATTGAAACAAATGGAGAAGGGTGGAAAATACTTTGATTTCTCCTACAATACAAGAATGGTTAAGCCTACCATCCTTCATTTTCAg CTGAGGAACTTAGTATGGGCTACTTCAAAACATGATGTCTACCTTATCTCCAACTACTCAGTTATGCACTGGTCATCATTAAGTGGCAATTTGTCTGAGATAATCAATTTTGCTGGTCATGTAGCCCCTACTGAG AGACATGCTGGAAGTCAGTTGGAGGGATTTTCGCAGACCCAGATTAGCACATTGGCTGTCAAGGATAATTTTCTTGTCGCTGGTGGCTTCCAAGGAGAGCTTACTTGCAAG CGTTTGGATAAGAAGGGAGTAAGCTTTTGTACACGGACCACACATGATGATAATGCTATAACAAATGCAGTTGAAATATATGACAGCTTGAG TGGCGCACCTCATTTTATAGCTGCCAATAATGATTGTGGTGTGAGGGAATATGACATAGAAAGCTTTCAGCTTTTAAATCACGTACAGTTCCCTTGGCCAGTGAAT CACACATCAATCAGTCCAGATCGTAAGCTAATGACTGTTGTTGGAGATCATCTGGATGGACTACTAGTGGATCCTCAAAACGGGAAG ACTGTGGCCACTATGGTTGGTCATCAAGATTACTCTTTTGCATCTGCATGGCATCCTGCTGGACTCACCTTTGCCACAGGGAATCAGGACAAGACTTGCAGAGTATGGGACGTTCGACGCTTATCGACCCCGGTTGCCGTTCTCAAGGGTAACCTCGGGGCAACGCGGTCGATTCGGTTTTCTTCAGATGGTCAATTCATGGTTGTTGCTGAACCTGCAGATTTTGTGCATGTTTATAGTACAAAAGCAGATTACCAAAAACGTCAAGAGATTGATTTCTTTGGTGAAATTTCTGGGGTCTCTCTGAGTCCTGATGATGAGTGTATATATATAGGAATCTGGGACAGGACTTATGCAAGCTTACTACAGTATAATAGGAGGCACTCAAATGAGTATCTGGATTCCTACTATTGA
- the LOC130728784 gene encoding probably inactive leucine-rich repeat receptor-like protein kinase At3g28040: MIPLFTLLIPLAYFLSTCLGNTNDIYLQLNDDVLGLIVFKSDLHDPSSHLASWNEDDATPCSWQFVQCNPKSGRVSELSLDGLGLSGKIGRGLEKLQHLMVLSLSHNNLSGTISPSLSLSSTLQRVNLSHNALSGPVPTSFVNMSSIRFLDLSYNSFSGPIPESFFGSCFSLHYLSLARNMFEGQVPRTLSTCSSLNHLDLSNNGFSGNVDFAGIWSMNRLRNLDLSNNDFTGNLPNGISSIHNLKGMFLQNNQFSGPLPTDIGLCLHLNRLDFSHNQFSGELPQSLGRLNSLSYLRASNNLLTTELPQWIGNMTSLEYLELSNNEFYGNIPLSLVSCTQLSVIRLRGNSFNGTIPEGLFGLGLEEIDFSHNDLSGSVPAGSSRLLETITKLDLSANHLQGNIPAEMGFLSKLRYLNLSWNNDLHSQMPPEFGLLQNLTVLDLSNSALYGPVPPDLCDSGNLAVLQLDGNSLKGSIPEEIGNCTSLYLLSLSHNKLTGSIPKSMSKLNKLKILKLEFNELSGEIPMELGMLQNLLAVNISYNRLTGRLPTSSIFQNLDKSSLEGNLGICSPLLKGPCKMNAPKPLVIDPNAYNNQIGPPRQRNDSSVSSTPTHHHRFFSVSAIVAICASFLILLGVIAISLLNVSVRRRLSFVDNALESMCSSSSRSGAPPTTGKLVLFDSHHSSPDWITNPESLLNKASEIGEGVFGTVYKVPLGSSTSQGRVVVAIKKLITSNILQYPEDFDREVRILGKAKHPNLVALKGYYWTPQLQFLVSEFAPNGNLQSKLHERLPSSPPLSWPIRFKILLGTAKGLAHLHHSFKPPIIHYNIKPSNILLDENFNPKISDFGLARLLTKLDRHVMSNRFQSALGYVAPELACQSLRVNEKCDVYGFGVMILELVTGRRPVEYGEDNVLILNDHVRVLLEHGNVLECVDPSMSHEYPDDEVLPVLKLAMVCTSQIPSSRPTMAEVVQILQVIKTPVPQRMDETCFSV; encoded by the exons atgattccACTTTTCACTTTGCTGATTCCACTTGCCTATTTTCTGAGTACCTGCTTAGGAAACACTAATGACATCTATCTCCAATTGAATGATGATGTTCTTGGCCTGATTGTGTTCAAATCAGACCTGCATGACCCTTCTTCACATCTTGCTTCATGGAATGAAGATGATGCTACCCCATGTTCATGGCAGTTTGTGCAATGCAATCCCAAGAGTGGAAGAGTCTCAGAACTCTCGTTGGATGGCTTAGGATTATCAGGGAAGATAGGAAGAGGCCTTGAGAAGTTGCAGCATCTAATGGTATTGTCCCTTTCTCATAATAACTTGAGTGGTACTATTAGTCCTTCACTTTCTCTTTCTAGCACTCTTCAAAGGGTCAACCTTAGTCACAATGCTCTTTCTGGTCCTGTTCCCACTTCTTTTGTCAACATGAGTTCAATAAGATTTCTTGATCTCTCATACAATTCATTCTCAGGACCAATCCCTGAAAGTTTCTTTGGAAGCTGTTTTTCCCTTCATTACCTTTCTCTAGCTAGGAACATGTTTGAAGGACAAGTTCCTAGAACACTTTCTACATGTTCCTCATTGAATCACCTTGATCTTTCCAATAATGGTTTCTCTGGTAATGTGGACTTTGCTGGGATCTGGTCAATGAACAGGCTTAGGAATTTGGATCTATCCAACAATGACTTCACTGGGAACTTACCCAATGGAATTTCATCCATACATAACTTGAAGGGGATGTTTTTGCAAAACAACCAGTTTTCAGGTCCACTACCTACTGATATTGGACTGTGCCTGCATTTGAATAGGTTGGATTTTAGCCATAATCAGTTCAGTGGGGAACTTCCACAGTCACTTGGGAGGCTTAACTCTTTGAGCTATTTAAGGGCATCAAATAATCTTTTAACCACTGAATTACCTCAGTGGATAGGGAACATGACTAGTCTAGAATATCTAGAGCTCTCAAACAATGAGTTTTATGGAAACATCCCTTTGTCATTGGTTTCATGCACACAATTATCTGTGATAAGGCTAAGAGGTAATAGTTTCAATGGTACCATACCAGAGGGTTTGTTTGGCCTAGGATTGGAGGAAATAGATTTTTCCCATAATGATTTGTCAGGTTCAGTTCCAGCAGGCTCAAGCAGGCTCTTAGAAACTATCACAAAATTGGATCTTTCAGCTAACCATCTCCAAGGGAATATCCCTGCAGAAATGGGATTTCTTTCAAAGCTAAGATACTTGAACCTGTCTTGGAATAATGATCTTCACTCACAGATGCCCCCAGAGTTTGGTCTCCTTCAGAACCTAACTGTTTTAGATCTTAGTAACAGTGCTTTGTATGGTCCTGTTCCACCAGATCTATGTGATTCAGGAAATTTGGCAGTCCTTCAACTTGATGGAAATTCATTGAAGGGGTCTATTCCAGAAGAGATTGGGAATTGCACATCACTTTACTTGCT GAGTTTATCTCACAATAAGTTGACAGGTTCAATCCCAAAGTCCATGTCAAAGCTGAACAAGCTCAAAATCCTGAAATTGGAATTCAATGAATTAAGTGGAGAGATACCAATGGAGCTTGGAATGCTTCAAAATCTTCTTGCTGTGAACATATCATATAACAGGCTCACAGGCAGGCTTCCTACTAGTAGCATATTTCAGAACTTGGACAAAAGTTCCTTGGAAGGAAACTTGGGTATTTGCTCACCCTTGTTGAAGGGTCCATGTAAAATGAATGCCCCCAAGCCACTTGTAATAGACCCAAATGCCTATAACAACCAAATCGGTCCTCCAAGGCAAAGAAATGACTCATCTGTGTCATCTACCCCAACTCATCACCACAGGTTCTTCAGTGTTTCTGCTATTGTAGCAATTTGTGCATCCTTTCTCATTCTACTAGGAGTGATTGCTATTAGCCTGCTAAATGTTTCTGTGAGGAGAAGGCTATCATTTGTTGATAATGCTTTGGAAAGCATGTGCTCAAGCTCTTCTAGATCAGGAGCTCCACCAACAACAGGAAAGCTTGTTCTGTTTGATTCCCATCATTCCTCACCTGATTGGATCACCAATCCAGAATCCTTGCTCAACAAAGCATCTGAGATTGGAGAAGGAGTGTTTGGAACAGTTTACAAGGTCCCATTGGGATCATCAACATCACAAG GTCGGGTGGTTGTAGCAATCAAGAAGCTTATTACCTCAAACATACTCCAATATCCAGAAGACTTTGACAGGGAAGTTAGAATCTTAGGCAAAGCAAAGCACCCAAATCTAGTAGCATTGAAAGGATACTACTGGACTCCTCAATTACAGTTTTTGGTTTCTGAATTTGCACCAAATGGTAACCTCCAATCCAAGCTACATGAGAGGCTTCCTTCAAGTCCTCCACTTTCTTGGCCTATAAGATTCAAAATCTTGCTTGGAACAGCAAAAGGGCTTGCCCATTTGCACCATTCATTCAAACCACCAATCATTCACTACAACATAAAGCCAAGCAACATTTTACTTGATGAAAATTTCAACCCCAAGATCTCAGACTTTGGGCTAGCTAGGCTTTTAACAAAGCTAGACAGGCATGTGATGAGTAACAGGTTTCAGAGTGCACTGGGATATGTGGCCCCAGAATTAGCTTGCCAGAGCTTAAGGGTCAATGAGAAATGTGATGTGTATGGTTTTGGGGTGATGATCCTCGAATTGGTGACAGGTAGGAGGCCAGTGGAGTATGGAGAAGACAATGTGCTGATACTGAATGATCATGTGAGGGTTTTGCTTGAGCATGGGAATGTGTTGGAATGTGTGGATCCAAGCATGAGTCATGAGTACCCTGACGATGAGGTGTTGCCAGTTCTGAAGCTTGCAATGGTGTGCACCTCTCAAATACCTTCTAGCAGGCCTACTATGGCAGAAGTGGTGCAAATTCTTCAGGTCATCAAAACACCAGTTCCTCAAAGGATGGATGAGACATGCTTCTCTGTTTAA
- the LOC130717203 gene encoding disease resistance-like protein DSC2, which translates to MEEYEKNFRKVIFLTVYENQDIKSIRLGIASSLNVFENDDSDGARIVKIISALERKDRTTLVVLDNFPSMSKLEELGIPNYKSKQYKFLLTTRHETDCTSIRCDHLILLSPLSNEEAFALLQKLSGVDSHIDIVRDVAFKCNGLPGLIKDVASSLKNKSIVKWEEALVSLSHSTTRYQIFISFRRNDTRKIFTNHLYDALCKEGFETFKDDQALESGAPIEKLLEAIEESRFAIVILSKNFADSKWCLKELVKILDCQKKKKQLILPIFYEVEPTDIRHLKRRYGEVMAEHENKLEKDSKTVMEWTLALSEISQLKGEYFNISNLKGEHYERYFYNF; encoded by the coding sequence ATGGAAGAGTATGAAAAGAATTTTCGTAAAGTGATATTTCTCACTGTGTATGAGAATCAAGATATCAAGAGCATTCGATTGGGAATTGCTAGCTCCTTGAACGTGTTTGAAAATGATGACAGTGATGGTGCAAGAATAGTGAAAATAATTTCGGCATTAGAAAGGAAGGATAGAACTACTCTAGTCGTCTTGGATAATTTTCCATCAATGTCTAAATTGGAAGAATTAGgtattcctaattataagagcaAACAGTACAAGTTCCTTTTGACCACTCGCCATGAGACAGACTGCACCTCAATCAGATGTGATCATTTGATTCTTCTGAGCCCCTTATCTAACGAAGAAGCTTTTGCCCTGCTACAAAAACTTTCAGGTGTTGACTCCCATATTGATATAGTACGAGATGTTGCTTTTAAATGCAATGGCTTGCCGGGTTTGATTAAAGATGTTGCATCTTCCTTGAAAAATAAGTCTATTGtgaagtgggaagaagcattaGTTAGTTTAAGCCACTCAACAACCCGCTACCAAATTTTTATCAGCTTCAGAAGAAATGATACTAGAAAGATTTTCACAAACCATCTCTATGATGCTTTGTGTAAGGAGGGATTCGAAACGTTCAAAGATGATCAAGCATTGGAGAGTGGAGCCCCAATTGAGAaacttcttgaagccattgaagaatcAAGGTTTGCAATtgttattttatcaaaaaaCTTTGCAGACTCTAAATGGTGTCTTAAAGAACTTGTCAAGATTCTTGACtgccaaaagaagaagaaacaattgATTTTACCAATTTTTTATGAAGTGGAACCAACCGACATAAGACATCTAAAAAGGAGGTATGGTGAAGTTATGGCGGAACATGAAAACAAGTTAGAAAAAGATTCTAAGACGGTAATGGAATGGACATTAGCTCTGAGTGAGATTTCTCAATTGAAAGGAGAATATTTCAACATTTCCAACTTAAAAGGAGAGCACTACGAGAGGTATTTCTATAACTTTTAG
- the LOC130728787 gene encoding fanconi-associated nuclease 1 homolog gives MLSGRESLIRLIGKRRRFLPHRHSILTDPIPTPLHAVQPEQQQPLQPPPAEHTPQNDDVRCPICGRTLPSNNRDINSHLDLCLSLSQSVERSSGKKRRLTQRTLLQLNFTRPPKDIVSNGDAASLVQSPEEEEDDRCGGDFTEVEPDAAISIATTSLNNGVLDQDDNCFEHVRGLEEEDDHGTCEEGESTEVDLDSAMPISTPAATSSNGGVVDDDNFCEPHNLYGSKLQTFIVGRRYADQEEMCAGAEVLLLRDPQNVKDPNAIKVVSADSGCSKFLGFLPRVLAQYLSPLIDNYGLIFQGHVTSVPKHALDVVPIQIMCHRTSYGECNYEDETFKCLWTNVQRVVKFAFKDPPSSVKYHLNFCLMLQEVLRNNIHLLTEDEKTYMESFTLLSNDSQRLFIRLYTRKGPWFRMSSISYPEIMDAQRAAKELAEKEYIHSVEDGIQLCEDDMNDILNVLTVSELREIWCLLLKKNCGRGMKKQDLISSLLSTHAGVLWAHLVTIILDRTGSCIKISSKAETLIWRTERLFFLNGEQDLSSFLLVDMGKMKYPTYNCIISEPIFSNRSNLLAYEEAIEVAQLMDEALDANRDDVVLRCIKNAESYVSTALPIQYSTSESASTIRQLFTASYVYSKVVTLGISFLEQERRYNEAIDLLKWLQNVFTCDVKRGYWTLRLSVDLEHLGRFEESLQVAENGLLDPWVRAGSRLALQRRVLRLGKPPRRWKVPSFSRSALRKIPEIYVQGRPLNSELGAKNRFYNEEGEQCGVEELALHYYAGEGGGWQGVHTESGIWLTIFGLLMWDVIYADVPNVFYTRFQNAPLDLGTDSFYTARKSSIESRLQQIRDGMAEEFLIKSWETHMGTACRGVNWDRHSLDELRAAVTCVGGSCLASLCELLCQDYRSWSSGMPDLLLWRFCGEYSGEAKLVEVKGPRDRLSEQQRAWLMLLMDCGFMIEVCKVKPLLDQQK, from the exons ATGCTGAGCGGCAGAGAAAGCTTGATTCGATTGATCGGCAAACGCCGTCGCTTCCTTCCTCATCGCCATTCCATCCTCACCGATCCCATTCCCACCCCTCTCCACGCCGTTCAACCCGAACAACAACAACCGCTGCAACCTCCCCCAGCCGAACACACCCCCCAAAACGACGACGTTCGCTGCCCCATCTGTGGCCGCACGCTTCCCTCCAACAACCGCGACATCAACTCTCACCTcg ATTTGTGTCTTTCTCTTTCACAATCAGTAGAAAGAAGTAGTGGAAAGAAACGAAGACTCACCCAACGCACACTTCTTCAGTTAAACTTCACTCGCCCTCCTAAGGATATCGTTAGCAACGGGGATGCTGCATCACTCGTGCAGAGTCCggaggaagaggaggatgaCAGGTGTGGAGGAGACTTCACGGAGGTTGAACCCGATGCTGCAATTAGCATCGCCACCACCTCCTTGAACAATGGGGTGCTAGATCAAGATGATAACTGTTTTGAACACGTGCGAGGCCTGGAAGAAGAGGATGATCATGGCACGTGTGAAGAAGGAGAATCCACGGAGGTTGATCTTGATTCTGCAATGCCAATTAGCACCCCCGCCGCCACCTCCTCGAACGGTGGGGTGGTTGATGATGATAATTTTTGTGAACCCCACAATTTATACGGATCGAAGCTTCAAACGTTTATAGTTGGTCGAAGATATGCTGATCAAGAGGAAATGTGTGCTGGTGCAGAAGTGTTACTTTTGAGAGACCCTCAAAATGTTAAGGACCCCAATGCCATAAag GTTGTTTCTGCAGATTCTGGGTGTTCTAAATTTCTAGGTTTTCTCCCGCGTGTGCTAGCTCAGTATCTATCTCCTCTTATTGACAATTACGGCCTTATATTTCAG GGACATGTCACTTCTGTTCCAAAACATGCTCTTGATGTTGTTCCGATTCAGATTATGTGCCACAGAACATCATATGGTGAATGCAATTATGAAGATGAGACCTTTAAATGCTTATGGACAAATGTTCAGCGTGTTGTTAAATTTGCATTCAAGGATCCTCCTTCATCTGTAAAGTATCATCTGAATTTTTGTCTTATGCTACAAGAGGTGTTAAGAAATAATATTCACCTTCTAACAGAAGACGAGAAAACCTATATGG AGTCATTCACTTTACTCTCAAATGACAGTCAGAGGCTTTTTATTCGGCTATACACAAGAAAAG GACCTTGGTTTCGCATGTCTAGTATATCATATCCTGAAATAATGGATGCTCAAAGGGCCGCCAAGGAACTTGCtg AGAAAGAGTACATACATTCTGTTGAAGATGGAATTCAACTTTGTGAAGATGACATGAATGATATATTGAATGTGCTCACTGTCTCTGAACTGCGAGAAATTTGGTGCCTTTTGCTTAAAAAG AATTGTGGTCGTGGGATGAAGAAGCAAGATCTCATTTCATCTCTTCTTTCTACGCATGCAGGCGTACTCTG GGCACACCTAGTAACTATAATTTTGGACAGAACTGGTTCCTGTATTAAGATTTCTTCAAAAGCTGAAACTCTTATCTGGCGTACTGAG CGACTTTTCTTCTTAAATGGAGAACAGGATCTCTCATCCTTTCTACTTGTTGATATGGGGAAAATGAAGTATCCCACTTACAACTGCATAATATCAGAACCAATTTTCTCAAATCGCAGTAATCTGCTCGCATACGAAGAG GCCATTGAAGTTGCACAGCTTATGGATGAAGCACTTGATGCAAACAGAGATGATGTGGTATTAAGGTGCATAAAGAATGCTGAATCCTATGTATCCACTGCTTTGCCCATTCAGTACTCAACTTCTGAATCAGCATCTACAATCCGTCAGTTGTTTACAGCATCATATGTATACTCCAAAGTGGTCACATTGGGAATCTCCTTCCTTGAGCAAGAGCGCAG GTATAATGAGGCAATTGACTTACTTAAGTGGCTGCAAAATGTTTTTACCTGTGATGTAAAAAGAGGATATTGGACACTGAGGTTATCAGTTGACTTGGAGCACTTGGGCCGCTTTGAAGAAAGCCTTCAAGTGGCTGAAAATGGGTTGTTGGATCCATGGGTACGTGCTGGTTCAAGATTGGCACTGCAAAGGCGGGTTCTTCGTTTAGGGAAACCACCAAGACGGTGGAAAGTTCCTAGTTTTTCTAGGTCTGCACTGCGTAAGATCCCTGAG ATTTATGTTCAAGGTAGACCTCTGAATTCTGAATTGGGAGCAAAGAATAGGTTCTACAATGAAGAGGGAGAGCAATGTGGAGTGGAAGAGCTTGCTTTGCACTATTATGCCGGGGAGGGAGGTGGATGGCAAGGTGTTCATACAGAAAGTGGCATATGGTTAACCATTTTTGGGCTTCTTATGTGGGATGTAATATACGCTGATGTTCCGAATGTCTTCTACACTAGATTTCAG AATGCTCCTTTGGATTTGGGTACTGATAGCTTTTATACAGCAAGAAAGAGTAGCATAGAGTCCCGTCTGCAACAAATTCGCGATGGCATGGCTGAGGAGTTTCTTATTAAGTCATGGGAAACACACATGGGAACAGCTTGTAGAGGAGTTAACTGGGACCGCCATTCTTTAGATGAGCTTCGTGCTGCTGTTACTTGTGTTGGGGGCTCTTGCTTGGCGTCTCTCTGTGAACTTCTTTGTCAAGACTATCGTAGCTGGTCCAGCGGAATGCCTGACTTGCTGTTATGGCGTTTCTGCGGAGAATACAGTGGTGAAGCCAAGCTTGTTGAAGTGAAAGGCCCCCGGGATCGACTCTCTGAACAGCAGCGAGCATGGCTCATGCTGCTAATGGATTGTGGATTTATGATCGAGGTTTGTAAAGTGAAACCTTTGTTAGATCAACAAAAATGA
- the LOC130728785 gene encoding heat shock 70 kDa protein 18-like: MVGEGESPAIGIDLGTTYSCVGVWQNDRVEIIPNDQGNRTTPSYVAFTDFERLIGDAAKNQVSRNPINTIFDAKRLIGRKFSDDSVESDMKLWPFKVISGPVDRPMIVVNYKNEEKQFTAEEISSMVLIKMREIAEAYLGSTVKNVVVTVPAYFNDSQRQATKDAGVIAGLNVMRIINEPTAAALAYGLNTGAASLDYGKNVLIFDLGGGTFDVSLLIISNGLFHVQATSGDTHLGGEDFDNRMVNHFVEEFKRKHEKDISGNLRALRRLRIACERAKRTLSSTKHTTIEIDSLYKGVDFYTTITRDRFEELNLDLFRSCIETVERCLKDSKMDKSSVHDIVLVGGSTRIPKVQSLMQNFFNGKELCKSISPEEAVACGAAVQAAILTKEDTKTIQKFLLMDATPLSLGVEIVGGVMSVLIEKNKTIPFTKEQVFSTYSNNQPGVSIKVYEGESICSRDNYLLGKFELSGIPPAPRGVPQINVCFHIDINGILNVSAEDKTTGNKKNIIITNHKGRLSKEEIEKMVQEAEKYNSTKDAPDQHLKAQVEHDTCHYITARCIPSPSGEKPDPSEHKVSSTPCVESLMENLGAHVEELISYGKSGSSNSTKEASDQHFEALVEHHITIPTPSLQAFPSRNMRYYFKST; encoded by the exons ATGGTCGGAGAAGGAGAGAGTCCCGCTATCGGAATCGACCTCGGAACCACCTACTCCTGCGTCGGAGTGTGGCAGAACGACCGTGTCGAAATCATCCCCAACGACCAGGGAAACCGAACCACCCCCTCTTATGTTGCTTTCACCGATTTCGAGCGCTTGATCGGTGATGCCGCCAAGAACCAGGTCTCCAGGAACCCCATCaacaccatcttcg ATGCGAAGCGTTTGATTGGAAGGAAATTCTCGGATGATTCAGTTGAGAGTGACATGAAGCTATGGCCATTCAAGGTCATTTCCGGTCCTGTCGACAGGCCCATGATTGTTGTTAACTACAAGAATGAGGAGAAGCAATTCACTGCTGAGGAGATTTCCTCCATGGTCCTCATCAAGATGCGTGAGATTGCCGAGGCTTATCTTGGTTCCACCGTGAAGAATGTCGTTGTCACTGTCCCAGCATACTTCAATGACTCTCAACGCCAGGCTACCAAGGACGCAGGTGTCATCGCGGGCCTAAATGTCATGCGTATCATCAACGAACCCACTGCTGCTGCCCTTGCCTATGGCCTTAACACGGGGGCCGCCTCCCTAGATTATGGGAAGAACGTGTTGATTTTTGACCTTGGGGGTGGTACTTTTGATGTCTCTCTTCTAATAATTTCTAATGGTCTCTTTCATGTTCAAGCCACTTCCGGAGACACCCATCTTGGAGGTGAGGACTTTGATAACAGGATGGTtaaccattttgttgaggagttcaaGAGGAAGCACGAGAAGGATATTAGTGGGAATCTGAGGGCTTTAAGAAGGTTGAGGATTGCATGTGAAAGGGCAAAGAGGACTCTCTCCTCCACAAAACATACCACCATTGAGATTGACTCATTGTATAAAGGTGTTGACTTCTACACTACAATCACTCGTGACAGGTTTGAAGAGCTCAACTTGGACCTCTTTAGGAGTTGCATTGAGACTGTTGAGCGGTGTCTAAAGGACTCTAAGATGGACAAGAGCAGTGTCCATGATATTGTTCTAGTTGGTGGGTCTACTAGGATCCCAAAAGTGCAGTCACTGATGCAAAATTTCTTCAATGGGAAGGAGCTCTGCAAGAGCATTAGCCCTGAAGAGGCTGTTGCTTGTGGAGCTGCTGTTCAGGCTGCTATCTTGACTAAAGAGGATACTAAGACGATTCAGAAATTTTTGTTGATGGATGCCACACCCCTTTCCCTTGGTGTGGAAATTGTTGGTGGTGTCATGTCTGTACTCATTGAAAAGAACAAAACGATTCCTTTCACAAAGGAGCAGGTTTTCTCGACCTACTCAAACAACCAGCCTGGTGTGTCAATCAAGGTGTACGAGGGTGAAAGTATCTGTAGCAGGGACAATTACTTGTTGGGTAAATTTGAGCTTTCTGGCATTCCTCCTGCTCCAAGAGGTGTTCCTCAGATCAATGTTTGCTTTCATATTGATATTAATGGTATCTTGAATGTCTCTGCTGAGGACAAGACTACAGGGAATAAGAAAAATATCATTATCACCAATCACAAGGGAAGGCTCTCTAaggaggagattgagaagatggTGCAGGAGGCGGAGAAGTACAATTCTACAAAAGATGCTCCAGATCAACACTTGAAGGCACAAGTAGAACATGATACTTGCCATTATATTACTGCACGATGTATCCCATCTCCATCAGGTGAAAAGCCAGATCCATCAGAACACAAGGTGTCCTCAACTCCATGCGTGGAGTCCCTTATGGAAAATCTAGGTGCACATGTAGAGGAGTTAATCTCTTATGGAAAATCTGGGTCCTCCAATTCTACAAAAGAAGCCTCAGATCAACACTTTGAGGCACTAGTAGAACATCACATTACAATACCAACCCCAAGTTTACAAGCCTTCCCTTCTAGAAACATGAGGTATTATTTTAAATCTACATAA